From the Malaclemys terrapin pileata isolate rMalTer1 chromosome 13, rMalTer1.hap1, whole genome shotgun sequence genome, one window contains:
- the LOC128847241 gene encoding butyrophilin subfamily 1 member A1-like: MSAENMGVRWFRSQFSPAVHLYRDGQDQYGEQMPEYRERTELLKDDITNGRVSLRIRDIRPSDDGPYVCFFESDVSYENAILELQVAGLGSAPVISVEGHQDGGIRVVCRSAGWYPKPEVLLRDLQGQNLPSTSENISQEANGLFQTVVATVITEESNQKVSCCVRNPRLNQERESAISIAELFFPRVNPWMVALGVILAVLIPLASYCFWRQHRAKAAHRAEKDKLQAELRWRSAQLYAVDVTLDPDTAHPKLVLSEDRKRVRLGDKRQDLPNNPERFDPCVCVLGAEGFAGGRHYWEVEVGDKPEWALGVCRESVSRKGQVTLSPEDGYWALWLRDGGYEALTSPSTPLPVSVRPSRVGIFLDYEAGEVSFYNVTDRSHLFTFTGTFSGTLRPYFYPGLNAGGTNAAPLIICPVPVEAGGNLCP; this comes from the exons ATGAGCGCTGAGAACATGGGGGTGAGATGGTTCCGATCCCAGTTCTCTCCAGCTGTGCACCTGTACCGTGATGGGCAGGATCAGTACGGAGAGCAGATGCCGGAGTATCGAGAAAGAACTGAGCTCTTGAAAGACGACATCACCAATGGGAGAGTTTCCCTGAGAATACGCGATATCCGACCCTCCGATGATGGGCCATATGTGTGTTTTTTTGAGTCTGATGTCTCTTATGAAAATGCTATATTGGAACTGCAGGTGGCAG GTTTGGGCTCTGCTCCTGTCATCTCTGTGGAGGGACATCAGGATGGAGGGATCCGGGTTGTGTGTCGATCAGCCGGATGGTACCCAAAGCCCGAGGTGCTGTTGAGAGATCTCCAGGGTCAGAACTTACCATCAACCTCTGAAAACATATCCCAAGAGGCCAATGGCCTGTTTCAAACAGTGGTTGCCACTGTTATAACAGAAGAATCCAATCAGAAAGTGTCCTGCTGTGTCAGGAACCCGCGACTCAACCAGGAGAGAGAGTCAGCGATTTCCATAGCAG AGCTGTTTTTCCCGAGGGTCAATCCCTGGATGGTGGCTCTGGGGGTGATCCTGGCTGTTCTCATCCCCCTGGCCAGTTACTGCTTCTGGAGGCAACACAGAGCAAAAG CGGCGCATCGTGCAGAGAAAG acaaaCTCCAGGCTGAGCTCA GGTGGAGAAGCGCCCAGCTCTACGCAG TGGacgtgactctggatccagacacggctcATCCCAAACTCGTCCTGTCTGAGGATCGGAAACGTGTGAGACTCGGAGACAAACGCCAGGATCTGCCCAACAACCCTGAGAGATTTGATCCTTGTGTCTGTGTCCTGGGCGCTGAGGGGTTCGCGGGCGGGAGGCattactgggaggtggaggtgggagacaagcctgagTGGGCTCTGGGGGTTTGTAGGGAATCTGTGAGCAGGAAGGGGCAGGTCACACTCTCACCTGAGGATGGATACTGGGCCCTGTGGCTGAGAGATGGGGGATACGAGGCCCTCACCTCCCCCTCGACCCCCCTCCCCGTGAGCGTCAGGCCCAGCCGGGTGGGGATTTTCCTGGACTATGAGGCGGGCGAGGTCTCGTTTTACAATGTGACTGACAGGTCCCATCTCTTCACTTTCACTGGCACCTTCTCCGGGACGCTCCGCCCTTATTTCTATCCTGGTCTCAACGCTGGGGGTACAAACGCGGCTCCCCTGATCATCTGCCCGGTCCCAGTTGAGGCCGGGGGGAATCTCTGTCCCTGA